The following proteins are encoded in a genomic region of Hymenobacter siberiensis:
- a CDS encoding LutC/YkgG family protein yields the protein MSESSRDAVLVRIRQGLAAGPAPLPPRPDFATPVHPPLSNADVVVAFAERFQQVGGEFYYCEDLAELATQLAAYRERQQVGAPYVWEPDLQAVLQVAGVNFRADEAGFVANADLSLTSCEALVARTGSVLVSAATASGRRLSIYPDQHLVLARPSQVVAEIGDALRVIQERYGAAPPSMVSLTSGPSRTADIEKTLVLGAHGPRRIALFLLEEEGEI from the coding sequence ATGTCCGAATCTTCCCGCGATGCCGTTTTAGTCCGAATCCGCCAGGGGCTGGCAGCCGGCCCCGCGCCGCTGCCGCCCCGGCCCGATTTTGCCACCCCCGTGCACCCGCCCCTCAGCAACGCCGACGTGGTGGTGGCATTCGCGGAGCGGTTCCAGCAGGTTGGCGGTGAGTTTTACTATTGCGAAGACCTAGCCGAGCTGGCCACGCAGCTGGCAGCTTACCGGGAGCGGCAGCAGGTGGGCGCGCCCTACGTGTGGGAGCCTGATTTGCAGGCTGTACTGCAGGTCGCCGGCGTAAATTTTCGTGCTGACGAAGCCGGTTTCGTGGCCAATGCCGACCTGAGCCTTACTTCGTGCGAGGCACTGGTAGCCCGTACCGGCAGCGTGCTGGTGTCGGCCGCTACGGCCAGCGGCCGGCGGCTGAGCATCTACCCCGACCAGCACCTGGTGCTGGCCCGCCCCAGCCAGGTAGTGGCCGAAATCGGCGATGCGTTGCGCGTAATACAGGAGCGCTACGGCGCGGCCCCGCCCTCCATGGTTTCGCTCACCAGCGGCCCCAGCCGCACGGCCGATATTGAAAAAACGCTGGTGCTGGGCGCGCATGGCCCGCGCCGTATTGCGCTGTTTTTGCTTGAGGAAGAGGGTGAGATATAG
- a CDS encoding UDP-2,3-diacylglucosamine diphosphatase produces MKSPHLLSDIILPPGKRVYFASDFHLGAPNAAASLEREKRIVRWLDVVAKDAAAIYLLGDLFDFWFEYKHAIPRGFSRLQGKLAELTDGGLPITIFTGNHDMWMFGYFTQEMGIPVLRQEVSQRIGDKLFHIGHGDGLGPKDYSYKALKQVFTSGVAQWLFARLHPNFGIGMANKWSRRSRMQAGKDDAVYFGDEEWLLQYCRALETRMHHDYYIFGHRHLPLDVEVAPGSRYVNLGEWVNYCSYGVYDGNELALRHFEQ; encoded by the coding sequence ATGAAGTCACCCCATTTACTTTCTGATATTATCCTGCCGCCCGGCAAACGGGTGTACTTCGCTTCCGATTTCCACCTCGGCGCGCCCAACGCGGCGGCTTCGCTGGAGCGGGAGAAGCGCATTGTGCGCTGGCTGGATGTGGTGGCGAAGGATGCGGCGGCTATCTACCTGCTGGGCGACTTGTTCGACTTCTGGTTTGAGTACAAGCACGCCATTCCGCGCGGGTTCAGCCGCTTGCAGGGCAAGCTGGCCGAGCTCACGGATGGCGGCCTGCCCATCACCATCTTCACCGGCAACCATGACATGTGGATGTTCGGCTACTTTACCCAGGAAATGGGCATTCCGGTGCTGCGGCAGGAAGTTTCGCAACGGATTGGGGATAAGCTGTTTCATATTGGCCACGGCGACGGGCTGGGACCGAAGGATTACAGCTACAAAGCGCTGAAGCAGGTATTCACCTCGGGCGTGGCGCAGTGGCTCTTTGCCCGGCTGCACCCCAATTTCGGCATCGGCATGGCCAATAAGTGGAGCCGCCGCAGCCGGATGCAGGCTGGCAAGGACGATGCCGTGTATTTCGGCGATGAGGAGTGGCTGCTGCAATACTGCCGCGCGCTGGAAACGCGCATGCACCACGACTACTACATTTTCGGCCACCGCCACCTGCCGCTGGATGTGGAAGTAGCCCCCGGCAGCCGCTACGTGAACCTGGGCGAATGGGTCAATTATTGCAGCTACGGCGTGTATGATGGCAACGAGCTGGCCTTGCGGCATTTTGAGCAGTAG
- a CDS encoding zinc-dependent alcohol dehydrogenase, giving the protein MKALRIHGMRDVRVDTVDDPKIHESRDAIIRVTSTAICGSDLHIDNGSLPQPTPQTLGHEFMGIVEEVGKGVTNLKRGDRVVVPFPVACGHCLFCNHDLPGHCENSNSDHYGPEGGLMTEKGGALFGYTDLYGGYDGGQAEYVRVPYANNGPRIVPDNLTDEQALFLTDIFPTGYSGIDWAGVKGGEIVAIFGAGPVGIMVAKSTWLRGASRVIIVDTQQYRLDMAKKSANAEGILWESHKQVVDEIRSKSKSKGYGADVCVDAVGFEPDRSIGDRAKSVINLEKGSDKVVLACISAVRRGGFVSILGVYATPFDNFPLGQIFDKGIIIQAGQAPAHKHIDKLMQYVSNGDVKLDDIITHRLPLSQAPHGYDIFRHKKDGCVKVVLKPGE; this is encoded by the coding sequence ATGAAAGCTCTCCGAATTCACGGCATGCGTGATGTCCGCGTTGATACCGTGGACGACCCCAAAATCCACGAAAGCCGCGATGCCATTATTCGCGTTACCAGCACGGCCATTTGCGGGTCTGACCTGCACATTGACAACGGCAGCCTGCCGCAGCCTACGCCCCAGACGCTGGGCCACGAGTTCATGGGCATTGTGGAGGAAGTGGGCAAGGGCGTGACCAATCTCAAGCGGGGTGACCGCGTGGTGGTGCCCTTCCCCGTGGCCTGCGGCCATTGCCTGTTCTGCAACCACGACCTGCCCGGCCACTGCGAAAACTCCAATTCCGACCATTACGGCCCCGAAGGCGGCCTGATGACTGAAAAGGGCGGTGCCCTTTTTGGCTACACCGACCTCTACGGCGGCTACGATGGCGGCCAGGCCGAATACGTGCGCGTGCCCTACGCTAACAACGGCCCCCGCATAGTGCCCGACAACCTGACCGACGAACAGGCACTTTTTCTTACCGATATTTTCCCAACGGGTTATTCCGGCATCGACTGGGCAGGGGTGAAGGGGGGCGAGATAGTGGCCATTTTTGGCGCTGGTCCCGTGGGTATTATGGTCGCTAAAAGCACCTGGCTGCGCGGGGCCAGCCGCGTTATCATCGTCGATACCCAGCAGTACCGCCTCGATATGGCCAAAAAATCGGCCAATGCGGAGGGCATCCTTTGGGAAAGCCACAAGCAAGTGGTCGACGAAATCAGAAGCAAAAGCAAAAGCAAAGGCTACGGAGCCGATGTGTGCGTGGATGCCGTGGGCTTCGAGCCTGACCGTAGCATAGGTGACCGCGCAAAGTCGGTTATCAATCTCGAAAAAGGCTCCGACAAGGTGGTGCTGGCCTGCATCAGCGCCGTGCGTCGGGGCGGGTTCGTGTCCATCCTGGGGGTGTATGCCACGCCGTTCGATAACTTCCCGTTGGGCCAGATTTTCGATAAAGGCATTATTATCCAGGCCGGTCAGGCGCCCGCCCACAAGCATATCGACAAGCTGATGCAGTACGTTTCCAACGGCGACGTGAAGCTCGACGACATCATTACCCACCGCCTGCCGCTCTCGCAGGCCCCGCACGGCTACGACATCTTCCGTCACAAAAAGGACGGCTGCGTGAAAGTGGTGCTGAAGCCGGGCGAGTAA
- a CDS encoding S8 family peptidase, which produces MGRILLNINKTDCFIFGEARPGVDYPFQIAKYMTRARREVVSGSKNLGRSGWALLLGLLPQLLLAQTPGARATLGKLAPGLQAVPAAQQPRPLRIRVADGPAFRQWARQHLPAARVAQVGNDARTLTITGLTPTQLVAAPGVEFVDVADRRAHEERYLGNSDLSVNTISAVHARFPDLTGQGLTASVKELPFDPDDIDLKGRVVALGAFAKPYSDHATAMATLLGGAGNSDPLGWGAARAVRLATSDFARLLPDDAAQLTQAGVSVQNHSYGVGIENYYGLESQAYDQQTQLLPQLLHVFSSGNVGSAASPSGTYQGIARFANISGQFKMSKNTLTVGATAPGGQVAALSSRGPAYDGRIKPELVAYGEGGSSEAAALVSGVSILLQQQYRDQHAGTLPPAALVKAVLLNSADDLGTPEVDYLSGFGQADALGAVGTMRAGRFFGGSASQGADQVFRITVPAGQQQLKATLVWSDPAANANAATALVNDLDLELVAVSTGQRWLPWVLSAYPHADSLARPARRRPDHLNNAEQITLTLPAAGTYELHVRGYAVPQGSEAFSVAYEINAPGLTWTYPARPDNLRPGTTANLRWQWSGPPAATARLDYRPVGGSGWRVLNAAVPLADRRITLAVPDTATLAQLRLVSGGSEFVSDTFTVVRLPEVQVGYACPDEALLQWRRIPGVARYQVYQLGHAYLEPLAQTADTSLVLGRAQLSGLYYAVAPVMSGRVGQPGLTINYTTQGTACYFRSFLPRQLVDETIRFDATLGTVYHLKSATLERQRPDGTYEAVQTISPVTSTMLAFADQPLAAGRYLYRVRLDNAAGQQFYSNTEEAFLLRAGLTQVYPNPVTAGQPLQLVANTTGVVIVQLSDMLGRFQRETTVDGRINELDTSGLRPGVYLLRVQAEGQARQVVRVVIQ; this is translated from the coding sequence ATGGGTCGAATTCTGCTCAACATCAATAAAACAGATTGCTTTATCTTTGGCGAGGCCCGCCCCGGCGTGGATTATCCATTCCAAATTGCGAAGTATATGACGCGAGCCCGGCGTGAAGTGGTATCTGGTTCAAAAAATCTGGGACGTAGTGGTTGGGCGCTGCTGCTGGGACTGCTGCCGCAGCTGCTACTGGCCCAAACGCCCGGCGCGCGCGCCACGTTGGGCAAGCTGGCTCCCGGGCTGCAGGCCGTCCCCGCCGCGCAACAGCCCCGCCCGTTGCGCATCCGCGTGGCCGATGGCCCGGCGTTTCGGCAGTGGGCGCGGCAGCACCTTCCGGCTGCGCGGGTAGCGCAGGTAGGGAACGACGCCCGCACGCTTACCATCACTGGCCTCACGCCAACCCAGCTGGTGGCCGCGCCGGGCGTAGAATTCGTGGACGTGGCCGACCGCCGCGCCCACGAGGAGCGGTACCTGGGCAATTCCGACTTGTCGGTAAACACCATTTCGGCGGTGCATGCCCGCTTTCCCGACCTGACCGGCCAGGGCCTCACGGCTTCGGTGAAGGAACTGCCCTTCGACCCCGACGATATTGACCTGAAGGGCCGCGTGGTGGCCCTCGGCGCATTTGCCAAGCCATATTCTGACCATGCTACGGCCATGGCCACGCTGCTGGGCGGGGCCGGCAACTCCGACCCGCTGGGCTGGGGCGCGGCCCGCGCCGTGCGGTTAGCTACTTCCGATTTCGCCCGCCTGCTGCCCGACGATGCTGCTCAGCTCACCCAGGCCGGCGTGTCGGTACAAAACCACTCCTACGGCGTGGGCATCGAGAATTATTACGGCCTCGAATCGCAGGCCTACGACCAGCAGACGCAGCTGCTGCCGCAGCTGCTGCACGTATTCTCGTCGGGCAATGTAGGGTCGGCGGCCAGTCCCAGCGGTACTTATCAGGGCATCGCCCGGTTCGCCAACATCAGCGGGCAGTTCAAGATGTCGAAAAATACCCTGACCGTGGGCGCTACCGCCCCCGGCGGGCAGGTGGCCGCCCTCAGCTCGCGCGGCCCGGCTTATGACGGCCGCATCAAGCCCGAGCTGGTGGCCTACGGCGAAGGCGGCTCCTCGGAAGCGGCCGCGCTGGTGTCGGGTGTCAGTATTCTGCTGCAGCAGCAGTACCGCGACCAGCACGCCGGCACCCTGCCACCCGCCGCCCTCGTCAAAGCCGTGCTCCTGAACAGCGCCGATGACCTCGGCACGCCCGAAGTCGACTACCTCAGCGGTTTCGGGCAGGCCGATGCGCTGGGGGCCGTGGGCACTATGCGCGCCGGCCGCTTTTTCGGCGGCAGTGCCAGTCAGGGGGCCGACCAGGTCTTCCGAATCACGGTGCCGGCCGGCCAGCAGCAGTTGAAGGCTACACTGGTCTGGAGCGACCCTGCCGCCAACGCCAACGCCGCCACGGCCCTGGTCAACGACCTCGACCTGGAGCTGGTGGCCGTGAGCACGGGCCAGCGCTGGCTGCCCTGGGTCCTGAGCGCCTACCCTCATGCCGACTCGCTGGCCCGCCCCGCCCGCCGCCGGCCCGACCACCTCAACAACGCCGAGCAGATAACCCTCACGCTGCCCGCCGCCGGTACCTACGAGCTGCACGTGCGGGGCTATGCCGTGCCACAGGGTTCGGAGGCATTCAGTGTCGCCTACGAAATCAACGCGCCCGGCCTCACCTGGACCTATCCCGCGCGCCCCGATAACCTACGCCCCGGCACCACCGCCAATCTGCGGTGGCAGTGGAGTGGCCCGCCCGCCGCCACCGCCCGCCTCGACTATCGCCCCGTGGGCGGCTCCGGCTGGCGCGTGCTGAATGCGGCCGTGCCGCTGGCCGACCGCCGCATCACTTTGGCCGTGCCCGATACCGCCACGCTGGCCCAACTGCGGCTGGTGAGTGGCGGCAGCGAGTTTGTATCCGATACGTTTACCGTTGTGCGCCTCCCCGAGGTGCAGGTTGGCTATGCCTGCCCCGATGAAGCCCTGCTGCAATGGCGGCGCATTCCAGGCGTGGCCCGCTACCAGGTGTACCAGCTGGGCCACGCCTACCTCGAGCCCCTGGCGCAAACGGCCGATACCTCTTTGGTACTGGGCCGGGCTCAATTATCGGGTCTTTACTACGCCGTGGCTCCGGTGATGAGCGGGCGCGTGGGTCAGCCAGGCCTTACCATTAATTACACCACGCAGGGCACGGCGTGCTATTTCCGCTCGTTTCTGCCCCGGCAGCTGGTCGATGAGACCATTCGTTTCGATGCGACGCTGGGCACGGTGTATCACCTGAAATCGGCCACCCTGGAGCGCCAGCGGCCCGACGGCACCTATGAAGCCGTGCAGACCATCAGCCCGGTCACCAGCACCATGCTGGCATTCGCCGACCAGCCGCTGGCCGCCGGCCGCTACCTCTACCGCGTGCGGCTCGACAACGCAGCCGGCCAGCAATTCTACAGCAATACCGAAGAAGCCTTCCTGCTGCGGGCCGGCCTCACCCAGGTTTATCCCAACCCGGTAACCGCTGGCCAGCCCCTGCAGCTGGTGGCCAATACTACCGGCGTAGTCATCGTGCAGCTCTCTGATATGCTGGGCCGCTTCCAGCGGGAAACCACCGTGGATGGCCGAATAAACGAGCTTGATACCAGCGGCCTGCGCCCCGGCGTGTACCTGCTGCGCGTGCAGGCGGAAGGGCAGGCACGACAGGTCGTTCGGGTGGTGATACAGTAA
- a CDS encoding M57 family metalloprotease — translation MKSFRLLPLLALAGATLSLSSCSKKEEVAAAPSAVSQDAMAQIKALGFSTQDVKKVDDGYVVEGDILLTPELLASAPGYSTLRVGQDEQYRTTNLVGSLPRVLTVSISSSFNSAYVTAIDEAIRRYNAASLRVTFRRITSGTADLPVKYSSNLGTGVLGQSGGFPSGGNPAPGFTLVPNVINSSNTNYIATIMAHEMGHCIGMRHTDYYNRAYSCGGSASNEGASTVGAILIPGTPSAAEPNSWMLACVGNGVNRPFTANDLTALNYIY, via the coding sequence ATGAAAAGTTTCAGACTTCTCCCACTGCTGGCGCTGGCTGGCGCGACTCTATCCCTCTCGTCGTGCAGCAAAAAAGAAGAAGTCGCCGCAGCTCCTTCGGCTGTTTCGCAGGATGCCATGGCTCAGATTAAAGCCTTGGGATTCAGCACACAGGATGTAAAAAAAGTTGACGACGGCTACGTTGTGGAAGGCGATATACTGCTGACCCCGGAGCTGCTGGCCAGCGCCCCCGGCTACTCCACCCTCCGCGTGGGCCAGGACGAGCAGTACCGCACCACCAATCTGGTGGGCAGCCTGCCGCGCGTGCTCACCGTGAGCATCAGCAGCTCGTTTAACTCGGCCTACGTGACAGCCATTGATGAGGCCATCCGGCGCTACAACGCGGCCAGCCTGCGAGTAACGTTCCGACGCATCACCTCGGGCACGGCCGACCTGCCCGTTAAGTATTCGTCGAACCTGGGCACGGGCGTACTGGGCCAGTCGGGCGGCTTCCCCAGCGGTGGCAATCCCGCACCGGGCTTCACCCTGGTACCCAACGTAATCAACAGCTCGAACACTAACTACATTGCGACCATCATGGCGCACGAGATGGGCCACTGCATCGGCATGCGCCACACCGACTACTACAACCGCGCCTACAGCTGCGGTGGCAGTGCCTCCAACGAAGGCGCCAGCACGGTGGGAGCCATTCTCATCCCCGGTACGCCTTCGGCGGCCGAGCCGAACTCCTGGATGCTGGCCTGCGTGGGCAACGGCGTGAACCGCCCCTTCACCGCCAACGACCTGACGGCACTGAACTACATCTATTAA
- the ricT gene encoding regulatory iron-sulfur-containing complex subunit RicT, protein MNVFDWLQDVEIPDSFAGFDLVEVRFKGGRKEFMRNDLRLPLVTGDAVVVDAAGSGWHLGHVSLKGELVRLQMRKKKVPTDSKEIRNILRVATPDDEERWQAVRDLETGTMFRARAMVSELRLRMKLSDVEYQADRTRALFYYSAEDRVDFRELIRRLADEFRVRVEMRQISLRQEAGRIGGLGICGRELCCSTWLTDFKTVSTTAARYQNLSLNPQKLAGQCGRLKCCLNYELDAYLDALKDIPQVQRPLKTNKGEAFLQKTDIFRRRMWFAFKGDNNWVMLDTARVKELLEMNKRGEVIESLLPPREEAPEPEVSAIVEGSLDRLDDKIKSSAKRTKRKKGKGEKEGETAEARLPREGRELREPRAPRPEREPRAAQEPGTEPREGREAREPREGRPPRDGRRPAGAAPAGPRPPEQMTSPGPGDADNPVPALGDTAEQRGRRGAAARPSNRRGGRNRTDAPRPEGEAGEPRPEGPRTRRPDSPRRADSTAGAPPRPAAEGTGEPRPRREGGERRAEGGERREGRGGRNRRSGRGPAGEGGAASDSAPAGS, encoded by the coding sequence ATGAACGTCTTCGACTGGCTGCAGGACGTGGAAATCCCCGATTCCTTCGCCGGCTTCGACCTGGTGGAAGTGCGCTTCAAGGGCGGGCGTAAGGAGTTTATGCGAAACGACTTACGCCTGCCCCTCGTGACCGGCGACGCCGTGGTGGTGGATGCCGCCGGCTCGGGCTGGCACCTTGGCCACGTCTCGCTCAAGGGCGAGCTGGTGCGCCTGCAAATGCGCAAGAAGAAGGTGCCCACCGACTCCAAGGAAATCCGCAATATCCTGCGCGTTGCCACCCCCGACGACGAGGAGCGGTGGCAGGCCGTGCGCGACCTCGAAACCGGTACCATGTTCCGGGCCCGCGCCATGGTGAGCGAATTGCGCCTGCGCATGAAGCTGAGCGACGTGGAATACCAGGCCGACCGTACCCGCGCCCTCTTCTATTATTCGGCCGAGGACCGGGTCGATTTCCGCGAGCTCATCCGCCGCCTGGCCGACGAGTTCCGGGTGCGCGTCGAGATGCGCCAGATTTCGCTGCGGCAGGAAGCCGGCCGTATCGGCGGCCTTGGCATTTGTGGGCGCGAGCTGTGCTGCTCGACCTGGCTCACCGACTTCAAAACCGTGAGCACCACCGCCGCCCGCTACCAGAACCTCAGCCTGAACCCCCAGAAACTAGCCGGCCAGTGCGGCCGCCTCAAGTGCTGCCTCAACTACGAGCTGGACGCTTACCTCGATGCCCTGAAGGACATCCCGCAGGTTCAGCGCCCCCTCAAAACTAATAAGGGCGAAGCCTTTTTGCAGAAAACCGACATCTTCCGCCGCCGCATGTGGTTTGCCTTTAAGGGCGACAACAACTGGGTGATGCTGGACACGGCCCGGGTGAAAGAGCTGCTGGAAATGAATAAGCGCGGCGAGGTTATCGAAAGCCTGCTGCCCCCCCGCGAAGAAGCCCCCGAGCCCGAAGTGTCGGCCATTGTGGAAGGCTCGCTCGACCGCCTCGACGACAAAATAAAATCGAGCGCCAAGCGCACCAAGCGCAAGAAAGGCAAAGGCGAGAAAGAAGGCGAAACCGCCGAAGCCCGCCTCCCCCGCGAAGGCCGGGAGCTGCGCGAGCCCCGTGCGCCCCGCCCCGAGCGGGAGCCCCGCGCCGCCCAGGAACCCGGCACCGAGCCCCGCGAAGGTCGCGAGGCCCGCGAGCCTCGCGAAGGCCGGCCCCCTCGCGACGGCCGCCGCCCCGCCGGTGCCGCCCCCGCCGGCCCCCGCCCGCCCGAGCAGATGACCAGTCCCGGCCCCGGCGATGCCGACAACCCGGTGCCTGCCCTGGGCGATACGGCCGAGCAGCGCGGCCGCCGTGGTGCCGCCGCCCGCCCCAGCAACCGCCGCGGCGGCCGCAACCGGACCGACGCGCCCCGCCCCGAGGGCGAAGCCGGCGAGCCGCGCCCCGAAGGCCCCCGCACCCGTCGCCCCGACAGCCCCCGCCGCGCCGATTCTACCGCCGGTGCCCCGCCCCGCCCCGCCGCCGAAGGCACGGGTGAGCCGCGCCCGCGCCGCGAGGGTGGCGAGCGCCGCGCAGAAGGCGGCGAGCGCCGCGAAGGCCGGGGCGGCCGCAACCGGCGCAGCGGCCGTGGCCCGGCCGGCGAAGGCGGTGCCGCGTCCGACTCGGCCCCGGCCGGCTCGTAA
- a CDS encoding gliding motility lipoprotein GldH, with translation MNQYFAWKLVVVGGLLSLLTACDPNRVFEQNTDFPKYSWDVQQKPAFTFTIEDTTARYDVFFNVRYASAYGFYNLYMKHTLTGPAGPAGPPLLHQILLMDPKTGEPKGSGTGDIYDLQALALPNQHFAKPGSYTLTLEQYMRQDQLPGLMAVGVRVARHAEKK, from the coding sequence ATGAATCAGTATTTTGCATGGAAGTTGGTGGTAGTGGGTGGGCTCCTGAGCCTGCTCACGGCCTGCGACCCCAACCGGGTTTTTGAGCAGAATACGGACTTCCCGAAGTACTCGTGGGACGTGCAGCAGAAGCCCGCCTTCACCTTTACTATTGAGGACACGACGGCGCGCTACGACGTGTTTTTCAACGTGCGCTATGCTTCAGCGTATGGGTTTTACAACCTGTACATGAAGCACACGCTCACCGGGCCCGCCGGCCCGGCGGGCCCGCCGCTGCTGCACCAAATCCTGCTGATGGACCCCAAAACCGGCGAACCCAAAGGCAGCGGCACCGGCGATATCTACGACCTGCAGGCCCTGGCGCTGCCCAACCAGCACTTCGCCAAACCCGGCAGCTACACCCTCACTCTGGAGCAGTACATGCGCCAGGACCAGCTGCCCGGCCTCATGGCTGTGGGCGTGCGGGTGGCCCGGCATGCGGAGAAAAAGTAA
- a CDS encoding cold-shock protein, whose protein sequence is MLTGTVKFYDDTKGFGFIIADDNEEEIFVHQTGLIHEIQEGDRVQFNIKAGKKGPNAVDVTRV, encoded by the coding sequence ATGCTTACCGGCACCGTTAAGTTTTACGACGACACCAAAGGCTTCGGCTTCATCATTGCCGACGATAATGAGGAAGAAATCTTCGTCCACCAAACCGGCCTCATCCACGAAATCCAGGAAGGCGACCGGGTACAGTTCAACATCAAAGCCGGCAAGAAAGGCCCCAACGCCGTGGACGTAACCCGGGTATAA